A single genomic interval of Chitinophaga sp. 180180018-3 harbors:
- a CDS encoding RagB/SusD family nutrient uptake outer membrane protein has protein sequence MTTHITKAIAGLWLVTVISSCSKDFINLAPVSNQTTATFFKTTSDFQQGVNAIYDGLQNARSYGKSAYYLMEVRSDNTDILDRGALGGVASQIDLFTETTTNPFLTDVYAGGYVTISRANAVLDQIDAAAIPDSSKKQFKGEALFLRAFTYFDLVRLYGKVPLVIKTETTTEALKDKRNDVTEIYAQIEKDLQAAAGLLPAVYTNANDYGRVTAGSANGLLGKVYVTEKKWAEASASLKNVNGYTLLTDYAALFNPANAVNSEILFTVRFKKGLSPSEGNTYFTDMVPFSFYYNGVAYGGSNNNRPTHDMVAAYEGGDKRLPASMDTVSYRDAATKQPGNYVKKYLDPPGATGDGGSSFPVLRYADILLLQAEALNEQGYSAATGSGTAFYFLNQVRQRAGLADKRPVDLPDQSSFRDAVFAERRVELAFENNRWFDLIRYTKGLAIMQAHLKNEYNLASPVLTPARLLFPIPQSEIDIHNDPVNFPQNP, from the coding sequence ATGACTACACATATCACAAAAGCAATAGCAGGCTTGTGGCTGGTAACAGTAATATCTTCCTGCAGCAAGGATTTCATTAACCTGGCTCCGGTATCCAATCAAACCACTGCCACGTTCTTTAAAACCACCAGCGATTTCCAGCAGGGTGTAAATGCTATTTACGACGGATTACAGAATGCCCGTAGCTATGGTAAATCTGCCTATTACCTGATGGAAGTAAGAAGCGATAACACAGATATACTGGATAGAGGCGCATTGGGCGGAGTTGCTTCTCAGATAGACCTTTTCACGGAAACCACCACCAATCCGTTCCTGACCGACGTATATGCGGGAGGGTATGTAACCATCTCCAGGGCCAATGCCGTACTGGACCAGATAGATGCTGCCGCCATACCCGATTCGTCAAAAAAACAATTCAAAGGAGAGGCCCTTTTCCTGAGAGCATTTACGTATTTCGACCTGGTGCGGTTGTACGGCAAAGTACCGCTGGTAATCAAAACAGAAACCACTACAGAAGCGTTGAAAGACAAGCGCAATGACGTGACGGAAATATATGCCCAGATCGAAAAAGACCTGCAGGCCGCAGCAGGCTTGCTGCCTGCAGTATATACGAATGCTAATGATTACGGAAGGGTGACTGCCGGCTCCGCCAATGGTTTGCTGGGTAAAGTATATGTTACAGAAAAGAAATGGGCGGAGGCCAGTGCCTCACTCAAAAACGTGAACGGATATACGTTGCTGACAGATTATGCCGCGTTGTTTAATCCGGCAAACGCCGTCAACAGCGAAATCCTGTTTACAGTACGATTTAAGAAAGGGTTAAGTCCTTCTGAAGGCAATACTTATTTCACTGATATGGTGCCGTTTTCTTTCTACTATAACGGTGTCGCCTATGGGGGATCCAATAACAACCGGCCCACACATGATATGGTGGCTGCCTATGAAGGGGGCGACAAGCGCCTGCCTGCCTCTATGGATACGGTATCGTACCGCGATGCAGCTACGAAGCAGCCGGGCAATTATGTGAAAAAATACCTGGATCCACCCGGGGCTACCGGCGATGGAGGCAGCAGCTTTCCCGTACTGCGTTATGCCGATATCCTTTTACTGCAGGCCGAAGCGCTCAATGAACAAGGCTACAGCGCTGCTACCGGCTCGGGCACCGCATTTTATTTTCTGAATCAGGTAAGGCAAAGGGCAGGACTGGCGGATAAACGACCGGTGGATCTTCCTGATCAGTCGTCGTTCCGCGACGCGGTGTTTGCTGAAAGGAGAGTAGAGCTGGCATTTGAGAACAACCGCTGGTTTGATCTGATCCGTTATACCAAAGGATTGGCGATCATGCAGGCGCATCTGAAGAATGAGTACAACCTGGCTTCACCGGTACTAACACCTGCCCGGTTGCTGTTTCCCATTCCGCAGAGCGAAATTGATATTCATAATGATCCGGTTAATTTCCCGCAGAATCCATGA
- a CDS encoding TonB-dependent receptor: MDTFYSLSKKWRSVMLCLALLFPLFLQAQEKRTAVTGIVQNERHEGVPGVSVVARNETTGATAAAQTGSGGGFRFSNLPVGGPYSFQFTSIGFEPAQVINIILEAGQPRQVNAVLKESTSSLNQVVVVGYGVQRRKEITGAVASIRAADLKDQPVSSFEQAMAGKVPGVQVLQNTGAPGGSISVRIRGLNSISAGTEPLYVVDGIPLSNDLKNLQGATDMVNIAGQASFQKSPDPLSTLNSDDIASIDILKDASSAAIYGSRASNGVVMITTKKGKSAGPPSFGYSMYAGFQQVSKKIKLMDAYQWAKYSFDAKNNAYLDAKPNGSITDDNATRGNPNFQIAPEILPYLAGQSGLTNTDWQDALFRTAPVQSHTVYASGGSEKFQYYISGNYLDQQGIIINSGYKRYGVRANLNAELAPKFHIGVTVNPTFDHYDLINSEGPWTFDGVLSNALKAAPVFPVYNADGSLATNRQNVWAYGYSGGENPVALALKIKDKLDHIRTLGSVWGEYEIIKGLKFKTFFGTDINHFSRNYFRPSVLGSYKPVQQAAPTIPKGAAQTALSLNWLWENTLNYQFALGSKHHFDVLAGYTSQKNTTRATETYGTGFPNDAVQTLNAATITSGTSTESQWSLISYLGRANYNYADRYFLSASIRADGSSRFGANNKWGYFPAVSGAWLVSNESFFKVKPVSELKARVSYGTSGNFQIANYASYDLLSSNGYVLGPGTGTAVNGVGISQPANPDLTWEKTVQLNAGIDLGLFSNRIYLSADYYRATTSDLLLNVPVPWSSGFGVALKNIGKVRNSGVEFALNTRNLTGPFVWNTAFNISSNKNEVLQLGANNAPIISDGGNGTISQLYITKVGAPIGSYYGYVNGGVFRNQAEIDAYPHYASTKPGDRKFIDVNGDKKIDANDRTDIGSYFPKFIWGLSNEFRYKGFDLTVALQASHGNKIMNLQRRFLYNSEGNANQMIEEMGYWKSPTDPGDGNTMRPNRVTTGNSTQPSSFFVEDGSYVRLRNITLGYTFNQRMLHNKIQGLRIYLSGQNIYTWTRYTGYNPEVNARPDAPLSQGEDYGTYPLPRTFTAGINLSF; encoded by the coding sequence ATGGATACTTTTTACTCTCTCAGCAAAAAGTGGAGGAGCGTAATGCTATGTCTTGCATTGCTTTTTCCATTGTTCCTGCAGGCGCAGGAAAAACGTACAGCCGTTACCGGTATAGTTCAGAACGAACGGCACGAAGGAGTGCCGGGAGTATCGGTAGTTGCCAGGAACGAGACTACAGGCGCTACTGCAGCTGCACAAACGGGGTCCGGCGGAGGCTTTCGTTTCAGTAATCTGCCTGTTGGCGGTCCTTATAGCTTTCAGTTCACTTCTATCGGGTTTGAACCGGCTCAGGTAATTAACATTATCCTGGAAGCTGGTCAGCCGCGTCAGGTGAATGCTGTGCTGAAAGAATCCACCTCTTCGCTGAACCAGGTAGTGGTAGTGGGATACGGCGTACAGCGCCGCAAGGAAATAACCGGTGCGGTGGCTTCTATCCGTGCTGCCGATCTGAAAGATCAGCCGGTCAGCAGTTTCGAACAGGCGATGGCGGGTAAGGTACCCGGCGTACAGGTGCTACAGAATACCGGCGCCCCGGGAGGGAGCATCAGTGTACGTATCCGCGGACTGAACTCCATTTCGGCAGGCACAGAGCCGCTTTATGTGGTAGACGGCATCCCGCTTTCCAACGATCTGAAAAATTTACAGGGAGCTACGGATATGGTCAATATAGCCGGACAGGCGTCCTTCCAGAAATCACCTGATCCGCTCAGTACCCTGAACAGCGACGACATTGCCTCCATCGATATCCTGAAAGATGCGTCCTCTGCAGCCATTTACGGCTCACGCGCGTCTAACGGCGTGGTGATGATCACTACTAAAAAAGGAAAGTCTGCCGGCCCGCCTTCATTCGGTTACAGTATGTACGCAGGTTTCCAGCAGGTGAGCAAAAAGATAAAACTGATGGACGCATACCAGTGGGCCAAGTATAGCTTTGATGCAAAGAATAACGCCTATCTTGATGCTAAACCCAATGGTAGTATTACAGACGACAACGCTACGCGTGGAAATCCAAACTTTCAGATTGCTCCGGAAATATTGCCTTACCTGGCCGGACAATCCGGTCTGACCAACACCGACTGGCAGGATGCCCTGTTCAGAACAGCGCCTGTACAGAGTCATACGGTATACGCTTCCGGCGGCAGCGAGAAATTTCAATACTATATCTCGGGTAATTATCTTGATCAACAAGGGATCATTATCAATTCCGGATATAAGCGCTATGGCGTAAGGGCCAACCTGAACGCTGAACTGGCTCCAAAATTTCATATAGGCGTTACCGTAAATCCAACGTTTGATCATTACGATCTGATCAACAGTGAAGGACCGTGGACCTTCGACGGGGTGCTCAGCAATGCGCTGAAAGCAGCCCCGGTATTCCCGGTGTATAATGCGGATGGCTCTCTTGCTACAAACCGGCAAAACGTTTGGGCTTACGGATACTCAGGCGGAGAAAATCCTGTAGCACTGGCGCTGAAAATAAAAGATAAGCTGGATCATATCCGTACCCTGGGAAGTGTTTGGGGGGAATATGAGATCATAAAGGGACTGAAGTTCAAAACTTTTTTCGGAACAGATATCAATCATTTCAGCCGCAATTATTTCAGACCCTCTGTGTTAGGCTCCTACAAGCCGGTACAGCAGGCGGCTCCCACCATACCGAAAGGTGCTGCACAAACGGCATTGTCACTGAACTGGCTTTGGGAAAACACCCTGAACTACCAGTTCGCACTTGGCAGCAAACATCATTTCGATGTACTCGCCGGGTATACATCCCAGAAGAATACCACCAGGGCTACTGAAACATATGGCACCGGCTTCCCTAACGATGCCGTACAAACGCTGAATGCTGCTACTATTACCAGTGGTACCTCTACGGAATCGCAATGGTCGCTGATTTCTTACCTGGGCCGGGCAAACTACAATTATGCCGACAGGTATTTCCTCTCGGCCAGCATTCGTGCAGACGGATCTTCCCGCTTTGGGGCCAACAATAAATGGGGATATTTCCCCGCTGTATCAGGCGCCTGGCTGGTGAGCAACGAATCCTTCTTTAAGGTAAAACCTGTTTCGGAACTGAAAGCAAGAGTGAGCTACGGTACCTCCGGTAATTTCCAGATCGCCAATTATGCTTCCTATGATCTGCTGTCTTCCAACGGATATGTACTGGGCCCCGGAACAGGAACAGCCGTGAATGGCGTAGGCATATCACAGCCGGCTAACCCTGATCTTACCTGGGAGAAAACTGTACAGCTGAACGCCGGTATTGACCTGGGTTTGTTCTCCAACCGGATTTACCTCAGCGCCGACTACTACCGGGCTACCACGTCGGACCTGCTGCTGAATGTGCCCGTGCCCTGGAGTTCCGGCTTCGGTGTGGCATTAAAGAATATTGGCAAAGTGAGGAACTCCGGGGTGGAATTTGCGCTAAATACCCGCAACCTTACCGGACCATTTGTGTGGAACACTGCCTTTAATATTTCATCCAATAAGAACGAAGTACTGCAATTGGGCGCCAACAATGCACCGATTATTTCCGACGGAGGAAACGGTACCATTTCCCAGTTGTACATCACCAAAGTAGGAGCGCCCATCGGTAGCTACTATGGCTATGTAAATGGAGGCGTTTTCAGGAATCAGGCGGAGATAGATGCTTATCCTCACTATGCAAGCACTAAGCCGGGCGACCGGAAATTCATTGATGTGAATGGAGACAAAAAGATCGATGCGAACGACAGAACCGACATTGGCAGTTACTTTCCAAAGTTCATCTGGGGGCTCAGTAATGAATTCCGTTACAAGGGATTTGACCTCACTGTAGCACTACAGGCATCACATGGAAACAAGATCATGAACCTGCAACGTCGCTTCCTGTATAATAGCGAAGGAAATGCTAATCAGATGATAGAAGAAATGGGGTACTGGAAATCGCCCACAGATCCCGGAGATGGCAACACCATGCGTCCTAACAGGGTAACCACCGGCAACAGCACCCAGCCCAGCTCTTTCTTTGTGGAAGATGGTTCGTATGTGCGTTTACGTAATATCACGTTGGGATATACATTCAATCAGCGCATGCTGCACAATAAAATACAAGGCCTGAGGATATATCTCTCCGGTCAGAATATCTATACATGGACCCGTTATACCGGTTATAATCCCGAAGTAAATGCCAGGCCGGATGCTCCTTTATCACAGGGAGAAGACTATGGTACTTACCCGCTTCCGAGAACGTTTACAGCCGGTATCAATCTTTCATTTTAA
- a CDS encoding FtsX-like permease family protein: protein MIRNLLIVSWRNFRKHTGHSLLNLAGLIMGLTCCFFIAIYINDENSYDRWVPEHERVFRISASIKTQDNDRINFALTPGTLFQAFKAFPEVASCVRIFDYGSSAVISTGDQKKIAEKAVYYTDSTLLTVLSYPLAAGDPHTAMNSADGIMLTEEKAQKYFGKQSNSADYLNRLLDINGTKYRVTGVLKNIPFNTYFRPDFVVSTVGILNKDWFKDIAGNWHGTAVHTFVKLGSGVSGETFGSKIRFLAYQYVGDEIKANGQEYTYVTQPLADIHLHSNFRYELSKNTDIMYVRTLSFIAIFILIIAGINFVNLTTAKAAGRAKEVSVRKVIGARRGQLMLQFLTEALIMSGLAFLGTVVLIAAFLPLFNNLADKHFAVAQLLAPRTVMSGIGISLAIGLLSGIYPAVVLSDFHVSRIVQRHHLRKQGTSLRNVLVVTQFSISILLIIATIVVYNQLRFMQQHDLGFDQSQVLVLPVNGKDAAGSVPALLERFKTTAGVMSVTASSSVPGGEFGNNLIPLKGDHSKQTDTRLLSADDQFLRTYNIQLLAGRQYSMKLDTGRWISDVMINEAALPFFGWKTPEEAIGKEFDWGWGRVCGVYRNFNFTSLQRGVTPLAIFYKPGWINYISVKMNTRNASGILTQLEKTWQQTVPSMSFNYFFLDDEFNQQYRAEQRLGKLFILFSIFAIAIACLGLFGLASFTTEQRTKEIGIRKVLGASVTGITWLLSGDFLKLVLWSFAIAFPVSWWAMSRWLQDFAYRVSLSAWIFIVAGAGAIVIALLTVSVQAIKAALANPVNSLRSE, encoded by the coding sequence ATGATTAGAAATCTATTAATAGTTTCCTGGCGGAATTTCCGCAAGCATACGGGGCATAGTCTGTTGAACCTTGCGGGGCTTATCATGGGGCTTACCTGTTGTTTCTTCATTGCGATATACATAAATGACGAAAACAGTTACGACCGCTGGGTACCGGAACACGAAAGGGTTTTCAGGATATCTGCATCAATAAAAACACAGGACAATGACCGGATCAATTTTGCGCTGACGCCGGGTACGCTGTTTCAGGCGTTCAAAGCATTTCCGGAGGTAGCTTCGTGTGTGCGCATTTTCGACTATGGCAGCAGTGCAGTGATCAGCACCGGCGATCAGAAAAAGATTGCTGAAAAGGCAGTTTACTATACCGACAGCACGCTGCTAACCGTACTCTCCTACCCGCTGGCCGCCGGAGATCCTCATACAGCAATGAACAGCGCGGATGGTATCATGCTGACAGAAGAAAAGGCGCAAAAGTATTTCGGTAAACAAAGCAATTCAGCAGACTACCTGAACAGATTGTTAGATATAAATGGCACAAAATACCGTGTTACCGGTGTGCTGAAAAATATTCCATTCAACACTTATTTCCGGCCGGATTTCGTTGTTTCTACGGTGGGTATTCTGAACAAAGATTGGTTTAAGGATATAGCCGGCAACTGGCATGGTACAGCAGTACATACTTTTGTAAAGCTGGGTTCCGGCGTATCCGGAGAAACCTTTGGCAGCAAAATACGTTTCCTGGCCTACCAGTATGTAGGCGATGAAATAAAGGCTAACGGTCAGGAATATACGTATGTTACGCAGCCACTGGCGGATATACATCTGCATTCCAATTTCCGTTATGAGCTCAGTAAGAACACTGATATCATGTACGTGCGTACACTTTCCTTCATTGCAATTTTCATTCTGATTATCGCGGGGATCAACTTTGTGAATCTTACTACTGCCAAAGCTGCCGGCAGGGCAAAGGAAGTGAGTGTCAGGAAAGTGATCGGTGCACGACGTGGACAGCTGATGCTGCAATTCCTGACAGAGGCCCTGATCATGTCGGGACTGGCATTTTTGGGTACCGTCGTATTGATTGCAGCGTTTCTGCCATTGTTCAATAACCTGGCGGACAAACACTTCGCGGTGGCACAACTGCTGGCGCCCCGTACGGTCATGAGCGGGATAGGGATTAGTCTTGCTATCGGCCTGCTCTCAGGCATTTATCCGGCTGTTGTTCTATCCGACTTCCATGTTTCCCGTATTGTTCAGCGTCATCACCTGCGGAAGCAGGGTACCTCACTCCGGAATGTATTGGTGGTTACACAGTTCTCTATTTCCATCCTGCTAATTATTGCTACAATAGTGGTATATAATCAACTCCGGTTTATGCAGCAGCATGATCTCGGCTTTGATCAGTCGCAGGTATTGGTGCTCCCTGTTAACGGAAAAGATGCAGCAGGTAGCGTACCAGCTTTGCTGGAGCGCTTCAAAACAACAGCAGGCGTTATGTCGGTTACCGCCTCCAGCTCCGTTCCTGGCGGGGAATTCGGCAACAACCTGATACCGTTGAAAGGCGATCATAGTAAGCAAACCGATACACGATTATTATCCGCCGATGATCAGTTTCTGCGCACCTATAATATTCAACTGCTGGCAGGCAGGCAATACAGTATGAAGCTCGACACAGGCCGGTGGATAAGTGATGTCATGATTAATGAAGCTGCATTACCTTTTTTCGGATGGAAAACACCGGAAGAAGCCATTGGCAAGGAGTTCGACTGGGGCTGGGGAAGGGTTTGCGGGGTATACCGAAATTTTAATTTTACTTCCCTGCAGCGTGGTGTAACTCCGCTGGCTATATTCTACAAACCAGGCTGGATAAATTATATCAGCGTTAAAATGAATACGCGCAATGCGTCCGGAATATTAACCCAACTGGAGAAAACCTGGCAACAAACAGTTCCTTCCATGTCGTTCAATTACTTTTTCCTGGACGATGAATTCAATCAGCAATACCGCGCGGAACAGCGGCTGGGTAAGCTATTCATACTATTCTCCATATTTGCCATTGCTATCGCCTGTCTCGGATTATTCGGACTTGCGTCCTTTACAACCGAGCAACGCACCAAAGAAATTGGTATCCGCAAAGTACTCGGGGCCAGTGTTACGGGCATTACCTGGTTGTTGTCGGGTGATTTCCTGAAGCTGGTATTATGGTCATTCGCCATAGCATTTCCGGTGTCCTGGTGGGCCATGAGCCGGTGGTTGCAGGATTTTGCATACCGGGTATCATTGAGTGCGTGGATATTTATTGTTGCCGGAGCCGGCGCCATCGTAATAGCGCTGCTTACAGTGAGTGTACAGGCAATTAAGGCTGCACTGGCTAATCCGGTTAATAGTTTGAGATCGGAGTAA
- a CDS encoding GDSL-type esterase/lipase family protein, translating into MKNNFIVVCLALLLPGLTNAQLRKANIIFIGNSITQGAGLPHPLQEAPPVRAAEWLKQAMPAVTFDFSNQGVSGSTTVDFLPATNRLFNNVIKAADVFKQTKDATLVFSMVLGTNDSAIEGPNGAPVSPENYRTNVTTIVDKLLAAYPGCIVILHHPIWYSPNTHNGARYLAEGLARLQTYYPVLNNIVAAYHRSHPGQVFTGYTGGFRYFKKHPELFAQEHGKSGIFQLHPNVEGATALGNDWAKAIKDVLSRLK; encoded by the coding sequence ATGAAAAACAACTTTATCGTGGTTTGTTTGGCGTTGTTGTTACCCGGACTAACCAACGCTCAGCTCAGAAAGGCGAACATCATTTTTATCGGGAACAGTATTACCCAGGGAGCCGGATTGCCTCACCCGTTGCAGGAAGCTCCGCCTGTGAGGGCTGCGGAATGGCTGAAACAGGCAATGCCCGCCGTAACATTCGACTTCAGCAATCAGGGAGTGAGTGGCTCCACTACGGTAGATTTCCTGCCGGCTACTAATCGTTTATTCAATAACGTTATAAAGGCCGCTGATGTATTTAAGCAGACGAAAGATGCTACCCTGGTATTTTCTATGGTGCTGGGCACCAACGACAGCGCCATCGAAGGGCCTAATGGTGCACCTGTATCGCCTGAAAATTACAGAACAAATGTTACTACGATCGTAGACAAATTGCTGGCTGCCTATCCGGGCTGTATTGTAATACTGCATCACCCGATCTGGTATAGCCCCAACACGCATAACGGCGCCCGCTATCTGGCGGAAGGCCTTGCGAGATTGCAGACTTATTACCCGGTGCTCAACAATATCGTAGCCGCCTACCATCGCAGCCACCCGGGACAGGTGTTCACTGGTTATACCGGCGGATTCCGTTATTTTAAAAAGCATCCTGAACTATTTGCACAGGAGCATGGTAAGTCAGGCATTTTCCAGCTGCATCCGAACGTGGAAGGAGCCACAGCACTGGGAAACGACTGGGCCAAAGCCATCAAAGATGTGCTCAGCCGGCTGAAATAG
- a CDS encoding SRPBCC domain-containing protein, with protein sequence MSNKPLVIERTLDAPVKAVWEAITDKNKMKQWYFDLAAFQPVVGFEFSFLAGSPEKQYLHLCRITAVIPEEKLSYTWRYDGYPGSSDVTWELFPEGDRTRLVLTHTGLESFPSGEDAAFGVESFTKGWTYIIGTSLMEYLTAKS encoded by the coding sequence ATGAGCAACAAACCACTGGTCATTGAACGTACGCTTGATGCACCTGTAAAGGCGGTATGGGAAGCTATTACCGACAAAAACAAGATGAAGCAATGGTACTTTGATCTTGCTGCCTTTCAACCTGTAGTGGGGTTTGAATTCAGCTTCTTAGCCGGTTCGCCGGAAAAACAATATCTGCATCTCTGCAGGATCACGGCAGTTATACCTGAAGAAAAGCTCAGTTATACCTGGCGTTATGACGGGTATCCGGGCAGTTCAGATGTAACGTGGGAGCTGTTTCCGGAAGGTGACCGGACAAGACTGGTACTTACCCATACAGGTCTGGAAAGCTTTCCTTCCGGGGAAGATGCAGCATTTGGCGTGGAAAGCTTTACCAAAGGCTGGACTTATATCATCGGTACGAGCCTGATGGAATACCTGACCGCCAAAAGCTAA
- a CDS encoding YiiX family permuted papain-like enzyme: protein MSLAKRILITITAVILTSGGILAGKRLLPHIQTIKQPLRLIPDVQEGDIIFQISTSDLSKAIQLATHSKYSHCGIIFKRDNEWYVYEAIQPVCYTPLQQWIARGKNGHYVIKRLRNATAVLTPDVISRMKKTGEQFKGKDYDFYFGWSDERVYCSELVWKIYKSATGLEIGKLQELRDFDLKSPEVKAQMKKIYGNNIPLSEKIISPISMFESPALVTVDSL, encoded by the coding sequence ATGTCGTTGGCGAAAAGGATACTCATTACTATTACTGCAGTTATACTTACTTCTGGTGGAATACTGGCCGGAAAAAGGTTGCTGCCACATATACAGACTATTAAACAACCACTACGCCTGATTCCTGACGTTCAGGAAGGCGATATTATTTTCCAGATATCCACTTCTGATTTGAGTAAGGCTATTCAGCTCGCAACACACTCCAAATATAGTCATTGCGGAATAATTTTTAAACGGGATAATGAATGGTATGTCTATGAAGCTATCCAGCCGGTATGCTATACTCCCTTGCAGCAATGGATTGCCCGGGGAAAGAACGGACATTATGTGATCAAAAGATTACGCAATGCTACTGCAGTATTAACACCGGATGTCATTAGCCGCATGAAAAAAACAGGGGAACAATTTAAAGGGAAAGACTACGATTTCTACTTTGGCTGGTCGGATGAGCGTGTCTATTGTTCAGAACTTGTCTGGAAAATATATAAATCCGCCACCGGACTGGAAATAGGGAAACTGCAGGAACTGCGGGATTTCGACCTGAAAAGCCCCGAAGTAAAAGCACAAATGAAAAAGATCTACGGAAACAATATTCCGCTATCTGAAAAAATTATTTCCCCGATTAGTATGTTCGAATCTCCGGCACTGGTAACTGTAGACAGTCTTTAG
- a CDS encoding GNAT family N-acetyltransferase: protein MNEVLIVPAIVAEAEMLQQIARQTFLESFAESNTEENMKMYIQESFAIPKLAAELNNPDSEFYFAMLKNQPIGYMKVNLRGAQTELYNSRAVELERIYVLKSHQGQKIGQQLFSKALDIAREAKAPFLWLGVWEHNTNAIGFYKRQGFTEFDSHQFKLGGDIQTDIIMRLDLPA from the coding sequence ATGAATGAAGTTCTAATTGTACCCGCCATTGTTGCGGAGGCAGAAATGTTACAACAAATAGCCCGGCAGACGTTCCTGGAGAGTTTTGCGGAAAGCAACACCGAGGAAAATATGAAAATGTACATACAGGAAAGCTTTGCTATCCCTAAGCTGGCTGCGGAGCTGAACAACCCGGATTCCGAGTTTTACTTTGCAATGCTGAAAAATCAGCCAATCGGTTATATGAAAGTTAACCTGCGCGGAGCGCAAACAGAACTTTATAACAGCCGGGCGGTAGAACTGGAACGCATATACGTATTAAAATCACATCAGGGTCAGAAGATTGGTCAGCAGCTGTTTTCCAAAGCGTTGGATATTGCGCGGGAAGCCAAGGCGCCTTTCCTCTGGCTTGGCGTATGGGAACATAATACCAATGCTATCGGCTTTTACAAACGACAAGGGTTCACTGAATTCGACTCACACCAGTTCAAACTCGGTGGCGATATACAAACCGATATCATCATGCGACTGGATTTGCCGGCATAG
- a CDS encoding SMP-30/gluconolactonase/LRE family protein codes for MRFRIYSMLVMLYSYCTPIIAQEGLPPTVADSARVELVSKQFSFTEGPAADKEGNVYFTDQPENKIWKYDTEGRLSVFMDKAGRANGLYMDRKGNLVACADEKDQLWLISPKGEVNVLVNNFKGQLLNGPNDVWIAPNGGIYFTDPYYQRDYWTRTQPDIKEQRVYYLAPGAKEPVIAADDIKKPNGIIGTRDGKRVYVADIGDNKVYAYRVNKDGTLSAKRLMAEKTVDGLALDEKGNIYLCGNGITVVSPKGRQIGFIPVPEEWTANACFGGKNNDILFITAKKAIYTLQMKVKGGE; via the coding sequence ATGCGATTCAGGATCTATTCCATGTTAGTGATGCTATACTCGTATTGCACGCCTATAATAGCGCAGGAGGGCCTGCCTCCGACTGTGGCCGATAGTGCACGGGTGGAGCTGGTTTCAAAACAATTCTCTTTTACAGAAGGTCCTGCTGCCGATAAAGAAGGGAATGTTTATTTTACTGACCAGCCCGAAAACAAAATATGGAAATATGATACGGAAGGCCGTTTATCCGTTTTTATGGATAAAGCCGGTCGCGCTAACGGGCTGTATATGGACCGTAAGGGAAACCTGGTAGCATGCGCAGATGAGAAAGACCAGCTGTGGCTCATATCTCCCAAAGGAGAAGTAAATGTACTGGTTAATAATTTCAAGGGGCAATTGCTGAACGGCCCCAATGATGTATGGATAGCTCCGAATGGAGGGATCTATTTCACGGACCCGTATTACCAGCGCGACTATTGGACCCGCACGCAGCCCGATATCAAAGAGCAGAGAGTCTATTACCTGGCTCCGGGCGCCAAAGAACCTGTCATCGCTGCAGATGACATCAAAAAACCGAATGGCATTATCGGCACACGCGACGGAAAGCGTGTATACGTTGCCGATATAGGCGATAATAAGGTATATGCCTACCGGGTAAACAAAGATGGTACCTTATCCGCGAAACGACTGATGGCGGAAAAAACAGTGGATGGCCTTGCGCTCGATGAGAAAGGAAATATTTATTTGTGTGGTAACGGAATTACCGTCGTAAGCCCGAAAGGCCGCCAGATTGGCTTTATACCTGTTCCCGAAGAATGGACAGCCAACGCGTGTTTTGGGGGTAAGAACAATGATATTCTTTTTATCACCGCCAAAAAAGCGATATATACGCTGCAGATGAAAGTGAAAGGCGGAGAATGA